The Ptychodera flava strain L36383 chromosome 14, AS_Pfla_20210202, whole genome shotgun sequence genome segment AAGCATTGACATCATGTCAGCAGGTCAAATATTTGGCAGCCCACCTGAGCCAATCTTCAACCTTGATGGTGTATGTGTACAACCAGACCTCTTGGAAGACATTTTACACATCTTGGCATCCAGAAGTGAAGAGCGCACCAAATCTGCTGTAGGACAAAATTACGGGCAATTTTGCGGTGGAGACTGTGCAAAGTACATATTTCTGCTATGTGAGCGTTTTAACCAACCACCAGAAACCAGGTATCTTGCTGTCGACATTTTTGACAAGTTCATGTCCAAGCATTTATGTGGACTGTACAAATATATACGGACAAGCAAGAAGTATGTAGATAGGAAGAAAGAATGGGAGGATCTGGAGACAAAGCTTAGCCGCTTGATGTGCTTACGTATGGTTTCCTCTGTGCAATTAGCGAGTAAACTATGTtcacattgtaaaattttgacacTGAGGAAGTGTCAGCGGTTTTTAGCAGCATCAGGTCATCAGTACACGCTAGATAGCATCATGCTTTCTGAACTCAGTATCTTAAAGACTTTGGATTTCAAAGTGCCTTCGGCATCAGCTCTGACATACATTGAAGCCCTTTTGGAGATTCTGGGCTACAACGATAGCAGCACAAATGTAAAAGTGTTGCATGCAACATGCCTTGATGTTCTTGATGTGACAATTCTCAGGAGACAAGTAGTGTACAACAAACTCTGCACTCTAGCCATCAATAGCATAGAGGTCACCAAAGAAGATCTGGAGCAGTTTGCAACAGTTGAAGAAGACATGATGTTCCTCGCAGTGGCTGTTATTGGAGCAGCAACATACATTGTTGATCAAGATACTCTTCATAGAGTTGTGGATCACATCTCTAAAATAACAAGAATTCCTTTTGCAGACATTCTTGATTTTTCCAACATTCTTATACAAGAGTGTGTACCGGTACAGGGTACTGGTATGACATAAACGTGAAAACACATGAAAGAAACAGGAAAGGCGGTACATCGGGAAGACTTTTCAAACGGCATCACTTCCATTCAtcagattttgtaaaaaatcaaaacagtacaTGTTACATGTAAGAGAAAGATTTATATgtatttattcaaaatatttattacaGCTCTAATgtgaaaatattctctgtcacatgtatatgtacatgtatttatttcattgattGTTCTACAAACATCAGTTGAACTTTGTCAAAGAAgacttttaaatgaaaatagTTATTACAGTGAACagtttatattttcttttttttggtaCATGTCCAACTTTTTCCATTTATTTTCAGTCATTGACTGTAGTAAAATAAAAAGATATAGTTCACAAAAACTGTgggtatgatttttttttgttctacataattttctctgaaatataAGACCATAATATGCAATCTACCATATTCTATGGTTATGTTTACATATTTTGGTCTCTTGTAGTTACAAATGCACTGCTCATGCTGTTTGCAAAGGAATTAATCTACTATCACACTGGTGGTCAATAGAGTTCATCAGTgcatccatggccagaagtctggattttttcattttagacatttttacattttagggagcgttcagtttttacggccgggggggggggggcggcaaaatcttgtcgccggtgttcaaaaaaatatagacccccctgtattttttgtgaaaaaaagatgacccccctttgtcagacaaaaaaattgatgacccgtccccccccccccccccccccctgaaaagtaaccaaaacccatatgtcaaatttacccgcatggtttggatttgaactccggtacgcagcgcactttattcgtgtagcagagatgccagtttacaaacttctcagccacatccattgaaatgtctgttaattaggatgactgtaaggcaatttttaacttcatttccataaacaagtcatgtccatggacattgtataaagtaaactttattggagtggttcgccaaaggcagccctgcggttaagagggtcatgggccattacgtaaagtaaactttattctagtgggccaccaaaggtggcccgccggtaaagagggtcgatcatggctattgcataaagtagactttactggacagggccgctgaaggcgcgcggccattaccattattcagtgcgtgatcccaggggtccctcaaaaatgtttctaatacaagccgcagcttcaattgggaattttaaagtaagattgccttggggtattacataaagtcaatttattgtagtaggccgccacaggcggcccacCGGTAAGGGtcggatcatggccattgcatgaagtaaacctaattggagtgggccgccaaaggcgtctgcccgttaagagggtcatgggtaatacataatgtatatttattgtagtgggccgccgaaggcggcccaccggtaaagagggtcgatcatggccatggcataaagtgaactttattgttggtattatgtttttgtaaatgtggtgaccccccctttcctaccagtgaaaaagcgatgagcCCCCTttgtggattccaaaattacgatgaccccccctggattttgccgccccccccccccgccgtaaaaactgaacggtcccttagtgGTTCACATTTGACATGTTAGGTCAGAGCTAACGTGCCTAAAATATCTAACGCGTTAGATCAGTGATATTTCACACAAAGCATATGAATTGTAGGAGACCTGaaatgcagaaatcaaagcaaTTCCGTACcctctttttttaaaaattctttgacgaaaatgataaatatgtatgcCTCGAACCCCTTTGTAGTTTGAATAAGCACATCTGTAGCTTCAAAGAACTGCAAACTATGTATATTAAAATGGTCAAGCGAGTGGTAAGGGAATTCTTGGTTTTTACCTTCTGCCCAACGCTATTTGGAAGTAGTGATTAGGAATATGAAGTTTTGTGACCATGCAAATTTCTGCAATTGCATACTAGGATGTtctttgtcaaattttgaaatatactaTAAGACACTCTCTGCTTGtgtgagttgagtataataaagaTTATTTGATAAATAACTTTATTGACGGTATTCCCTCAAGAGAACATAGTCAAGATTTGAACCAGGACTACTTGAAAAAATAGAAGCacacagaataaacagaaagaaaaaaaatattatgttaattattttacatatataaatatatattaaaatgtataaatatataatgtatTGAGAAAATTtaggtaaaatctaaaaaagatCGGTTTCTTGTATAAATGTTATGTGTATGTTATTGCTTCTAAATAATGTATCAACATTAAGCATCTTCACTCAAAGAGGTGAAATTTTCATCGCTTACCACTATGGAGTTTAACAACTTTTATCTTGATTGCATATGTTGTTGACGATGCATGATATAGTGAAATTCTTCCTCAGTGGAGTTTGTATCACAGCTAGTACAGATTGTGTCATCGACTTTTAGTTATGGTCTTGTGTGTCTGCCTTTTTCGATAATCAGGTTTTGGTCACTTATCCTCAATTTAGTAATGTATTTTCTgtcgtttttatttttaaaacagcTTAAATACTTTTCCATCTTAAAATCTGTTCTAAATTTTCCTTACATGCATAGTTTTCACCAAATTATGTCTTTTCCACATTTTATATACCTCTTGCTAATTTTTTCACACTACGTTtatcattttgccaaaaattatcTTCACTCTGTGATCCTACAGCTTCTTCTATTACCTTTGCAAAGGCCATATTATtattgatacaatattattaccTCATGGATCaaattatttcctttttttcttgTGATTGATTCAATGATTGCAAGTTCTTGCGGTGAAGAAGCTAGCTTCGAGCAAAATTTAGATTCGCATTTTGGGATTCAGTTGCACCTAATATGGGTGAAATTGCTGCTTCTACGTCGAAATTTTTGTCGAAATTGTAATTTTCTATGCAAGCGGCTCGTAAGATTAAATTATCAACTTCTGAAAATCTTTAATGTTAAAAGATAAACATGTAAAACAGGCGGCCCGCTTTTAGTGTACAACATCACTACGTAATGTGAATCCAAAAATAATCTTGACCGCTCCACATCGTTGTTGTTCGTGCACATTGTGGAATATGGCGACTACCGTGATACAGGTAggaatattttaacattttcgttTAGAGCGGCATAAACTATGATAAATTGTACGTATCACAATTGTTTCTAATATTAGTTAGCGTTAAAATAGTCATTTCTGTAGGTGCATGTTCAAGAATTATATGTGAAGTTCAGCAGAAAATTCTTGCGCGCCGGACCTGCCTTTGTTGTGGGCGTCCCGGTCAGTGTGAGTGTGACCGCTAGTCAGCACAGGCTTCTCTTTTCGCGGGATACATACAGACACGATGAGATGTTATTACAGCCTACAGGGCTCATGTGCGTACATCGTCGCCTTGCGCCGATTCTTAATATGTTAAAGTGCTGATTTTGCAAGCCCAGACACCGGGAAGTCTTCGATCATGTCAACACTTCCTATTTTGCGCATGTACCTGAGATCAATTTCATGATTTTGGACATCTCTCCGGCATCTCTCACCACCGGTATcgcacatacatgtaaaaccGAACATGAACGTACCACATCATATATGATCCGGCCTTGACAGGTTGTATGATTCCAGTGTACTGTCCTTCGGGATCTTAGTTAAGATTCTCATCAAATTTCCAAACCTATTTTTGTCCAGACCAGAATGGAACAGAAAAGAGAACAACCAAATAATATTGATCACTGAAGGGACCGTGTATTGATAGCTGACATGATTGttatgaaaaaaacccaaaatccCTTTAATTGCAACTGATAATGATAATGTTTCATGAGACGTGTGGAAAATACTCAGTCATTATCCAAATGCACCACAGAAAAACAATTCATTGGAAATTTAACATTTATTCCatgatattatattttttattgtgaATAGCATTTTAAGGTACAACAATCAACATTAGCTTGACCTTTTAAAAAGGTTTTTTCCattaaattttatatgcagcatTGTGCAGCATCAGGTTGATTGAAGACTTCAATGATGTAGTGGCTTTCATTCTAAATGATCTAATATTCACAATTAGGAATATCCTACTGTTTCTAATGAAGTTTCTTCTCAATATTTTGACCTCTGTCTTGGAATAATTAATGCACAGAAACCATCTGATATTTATGAAATAACTATGTTCTGCATATTACAGTAAAATTGATTTGATTAAAATTAGCGTCGTCAAGATGAAAAATTCATGTAATCAGACTCGGATAATCTGTCATCATACATCATATAGCTAAGAGTATTATGTGGAACAAGCCAAAAGCAAATTGCATTTAGTTTGACCTCGTTGATAGTAATTGGCAAGAAGCCATGGAAACGTCAATTAATTATTTGAAAGCCTTATGCTCAAGGACACCTTCATTGCAACACCTGGATCTTTCTAATCTAAAGTCTCAGCCAATAATAGTAATAAGAACCCCTAGAACATCATATATGAAATATCTGTTATTTGCACTGCAAAGACTTCAATTATCCATGAAACGCATGTCATAGTGAATCTGAAAATAATTCATGACGTGATGTTGTTTACAAATCCTGTCACATGATCAGGTTGACATCAATAGATATTTTGTGCAAATGTAGGTATTTTTATACAGCATACATCATACAGTGTCTGTGTGTGGTCACGACGTGTTTTATAATTATACATTTCATATGATATCAGACTGTGTGTGCTTCATTACACATGTCCTTTTATAATAATACCACAATATTCTATAATTTAGATCTGTATATTAATGTGTCATGTGCAGGCAATTGTCTATTATCTATAAATGGATAATAAATCATGTGATATTTGCCATTACCGGTAAATTTAGCAGCATTATCTGTGCAAGTTGCAATTTCCATTGTTCAAAAATCATCAGATATTCAGAGGGTAGTATAGTAATATTACTGTGCGGTAAATCATCTCAAAATCACAGACAGCTTAAGAGTAATGAAAATTACTTCTTCTATACTGATTACCTCCTGATTTTTGCACGGCGGCTAAAAGatcaaaaacagcaaaacagGATAGATACTGACTTGACATATGGTGTGTGTGACACATAGTATATGTATCTGACTAAAAAAACTACTATTTATTAATTATGTAGAGTGTTAAGAACTGCAAGAACCAGTCAGAATTTCTTTAATCTCTTTTCCTTTGTTCTCATAAAACCTCAGAAGGATGTGGAATATGTGGATTCTGGTGATGAGTCGTCACGCAGGCCTGCCAAGAGGCGAAGGGCTGGCTCCCGAGAAAGCAATAAAAGTAGCGATTTAGGAGATGACGTTGCTGGGTAGGTCGAATTACTTAATCCAAGGGGTTAACAAAGAAAGTAGCTGTACGTTGTGGACAACATAGATTTTGCTTAGACTGTTAAGTTTCCAATTCCACTGGTCCAATACGCTGGTGTGTGCTGATCCACCTTTATGATATTATAAAGAAAGTGTATACAAGACTGGCACACCACTCTGTATTCCAATGCGCTTGCTTTGATCATGATGCAAGAAAAATAACATTCTGAATTTGCCTGTTTTTTGTCAGTTCCAATATGTTTGGCAGACGTGAAGACACAGTGATCCTTTATGAAAACATCACTAGGAATTTATTCATCCTGACCCAAAGATACAGATTGCCAGTAACCAGATGGCAATGTAATCCTGTTTTTAAGCACCAATGTCTGCCTCATTTCAACTTCATTATAATCTGGATTGCTTGTATACaatatttttctcacaaatgtgTGTTTTCTGTTTATCTTATTCAGTGAGACGTTCTTTCCAGCAGAGAGTCTCTATGAATACCAATGGCCTCCGAATTGTAAAGATGCTGAACTGTACATGCTGCAAGAGCAAGTCAGCGAGTTTTTGGGCGTGAAATCCTTCAAAAGAAAGTACCCAGGTTTGTGAACAGTTACACTCTTGTTCTAATAACCGCTCTGTCACATTCTTTAATTTTGATTGTGCAAATCAAAACAGATTCTGGCAATATTTTTAAGCCTTTCTGATTCAAGCCAAAAAAATGTGCGTCACTCTTACACACGGAAGGAAGTGTCCATTGCTCATGCACGTGAGAGTCGTTATTACATGTGAATGTAACTGATTAGAATTCATGACAAGCTATTACCTGTTGAtgagaatttcaaaatatttagtaTCTACTGCCCTCTATGATCACCTTCCATTTTCTCTCTTTAGATCTGGAGAGAAGGGAACTGGACATGAAAGAGAGGAATTATTTGAGAGAAAAGGGAGCTGTTACTGAAATGCAAGTTAATCTAGGTGAGAATAAGAGTTGGTAATTTAAActgttattttactttattttcct includes the following:
- the LOC139149887 gene encoding cyclin N-terminal domain-containing protein 1-like, whose amino-acid sequence is MSAGQIFGSPPEPIFNLDGVCVQPDLLEDILHILASRSEERTKSAVGQNYGQFCGGDCAKYIFLLCERFNQPPETRYLAVDIFDKFMSKHLCGLYKYIRTSKKYVDRKKEWEDLETKLSRLMCLRMVSSVQLASKLCSHCKILTLRKCQRFLAASGHQYTLDSIMLSELSILKTLDFKVPSASALTYIEALLEILGYNDSSTNVKVLHATCLDVLDVTILRRQVVYNKLCTLAINSIEVTKEDLEQFATVEEDMMFLAVAVIGAATYIVDQDTLHRVVDHISKITRIPFADILDFSNILIQECVPVQGTGMT